The following are encoded together in the Chloroflexota bacterium genome:
- a CDS encoding hemolysin III family protein, translated as MPRETGPGGAPGDPKLYSLREDLVNSITHGIGTAFSIVGLIVLVALATLYGDTWQVVSFSIYGSTLVLLYLSSTLYHSFQNPRAKRILRIIDHTSIYLLIAGTYTPFLLISLRGTWGWTLLGIIWGLALLGIGFKTLSAQRYRKLSTLSYVLMGWLCVVALKEMLVHIPPGGLILLAVGGAAYMVGIIFYTWHRLPYHHAIWHLFVLGGSVSHYLAVLLYLAPKTP; from the coding sequence ATGCCGCGTGAAACCGGTCCGGGCGGCGCTCCCGGGGATCCCAAGCTCTACTCCCTGAGAGAGGACCTCGTCAATAGCATCACCCATGGCATTGGAACCGCCTTCAGCATCGTCGGGCTGATCGTGCTGGTAGCTCTGGCCACGCTCTACGGCGACACCTGGCAGGTGGTCAGCTTCAGCATCTACGGGAGCACCCTGGTGCTCCTGTACCTGTCCTCGACGCTCTATCACAGCTTTCAGAACCCACGGGCCAAGCGGATCCTCCGGATCATCGACCACACCTCCATTTATCTGCTGATCGCCGGGACGTATACCCCCTTCTTGCTGATCAGCCTGCGCGGCACCTGGGGATGGACGCTGCTGGGCATCATCTGGGGGCTGGCTCTGCTGGGCATCGGCTTCAAGACCCTCTCCGCTCAGCGCTATCGAAAGCTCTCCACGCTGTCCTACGTCCTGATGGGCTGGCTATGCGTGGTCGCCTTGAAGGAGATGCTGGTCCATATCCCCCCGGGCGGCCTGATCCTGTTGGCCGTCGGGGGGGCAGCCTACATGGTGGGCATCATCTTCTATACCTGGCACAGGTTACCGTATCACCATGCCATCTGGCATCTATTCGTCTTAGGAGGCAGTGTCAGCCACTACCTCGCCGTGCTCTTATATCTAGCGCCTAAAACTCCATAA
- a CDS encoding cupredoxin domain-containing protein, translating to MTIAQISVLLSAIVLSILVIWFFFFSEKKGARLAASGGVQEADIIVKGGYTPDVLVVKAGQPVRLNFLRQETASCSEMVLFPDFNKSAKLPPGEVVSIEFTPEKPGEYDFQCQMGMLHGKLIVEE from the coding sequence ATGACGATCGCACAGATCAGCGTACTTTTGAGCGCTATCGTGCTCTCCATCCTGGTGATCTGGTTCTTCTTCTTCTCCGAGAAGAAGGGGGCCCGGTTGGCAGCCAGCGGTGGCGTGCAGGAGGCCGATATCATCGTGAAGGGCGGGTACACGCCGGATGTGCTGGTGGTGAAGGCCGGCCAGCCGGTGCGTCTGAACTTTCTCCGGCAGGAGACGGCCAGTTGCTCGGAGATGGTGCTGTTCCCTGATTTCAACAAGAGCGCCAAGTTGCCGCCCGGCGAGGTGGTGTCCATCGAGTTCACGCCGGAGAAGCCGGGCGAGTATGACTTCCAATGCCAGATGGGCATGCTGCATGGGAAATTAATCGTGGAGGAGTGA
- a CDS encoding YHS domain-containing protein: MAKDPVCGMTVDESKAAATYEYKGVTYYFCAPGCKAAFEKEPEKYISKEEGGMQHGHEHHH, encoded by the coding sequence ATGGCGAAAGATCCCGTATGTGGTATGACGGTGGACGAAAGCAAGGCGGCCGCAACCTATGAGTACAAGGGCGTGACTTATTACTTCTGCGCCCCCGGCTGCAAGGCGGCCTTCGAGAAGGAACCGGAGAAGTACATCAGCAAAGAGGAAGGCGGCATGCAGCATGGCCATGAGCATCATCACTGA
- a CDS encoding glutaredoxin family protein, with the protein MFCGKVKEFLSQRGVPFTERDVSQDEDALAELEALGVMTTPVTVIDGEMVIGFDRRKLEQLLEGKGEE; encoded by the coding sequence CTGTTTTGCGGAAAAGTGAAAGAGTTTCTTTCACAGAGGGGCGTGCCCTTCACCGAGCGGGATGTCTCCCAGGATGAGGACGCCCTGGCCGAGCTGGAGGCGCTGGGGGTGATGACGACGCCGGTGACGGTGATCGACGGCGAGATGGTGATCGGCTTCGATCGCCGGAAGCTGGAGCAGCTGTTGGAAGGTAAGGGAGAGGAGTGA
- a CDS encoding heavy metal translocating P-type ATPase: MEIEEESAVATRTVDGTTYYFCSDRCVEQFDADSSQFIAETPPAAVTDPVCGMPVDPGAAAATRDVDGQTYYFCSEGCAKRFDADPAAYTGGHGEHGMSEPIVGSATTGVNPQLAGPVRVELPIVNLDCATCVQTIERVLNELDGVQKASVNYATARAHVTYDPTRISLADIQQAIKKAGYTVGSAEAQIGIKGLHCASCVTFIEEALMSTPGVIRASVNVATQQADVVYVPGMTTVSTLRRVIESTGYETAEPAPGAPPEDAERAARQAEYRDLRNRFVVAAVLAAVVLVLTFGEYIPVLREIPRQINWIILFVLTTPVLFWSGSRFFVGAWSAFRHRTADMNTLIALGTGAAYLYSTVATFLPGLLPEGLREVYFDTTAIIIALILLGQVLEARAKGQTNEAIRKLMGLQAKTARVVRNGEEVDIPVEEVLVGDIVIVRPGEKIPVDGIVVEGTSAVDESMITGESIPVSKKPGDEVIGATINKTGSFRFRATKVGKDTALSQIIQLVQQAQGTKAPIQRLADVISGYFVPVVILIAIWSFAIWFVFGPEPQLTHALVTAVTVLIIACPCALGLATPTSIMVGTGKGAENGILIRSAEALETAHKLDAIVLDKTGTITKGKPELTDVIVSGDLEEAELLRLAASVEKASEHPLAQAIVDGVRERGIKLVDATDFEAVPGHGVTAVVEGRQLALGNLKMMQKIGAELNGLEARAQALADDGKTPMYVAVDGRIAGIVAVADTVKEDSREAIAHLKRLGLEVVMITGDNRRTAEAIARQVGVDRVLAEVLPEDKALNVQMLQLEGKTVAMVGDGINDAPALAQADVGLAIGTGTDVAIEASDITLIKGSLTGVAVAIELSKATMRNIKQNLFGSFIYNTLGVPIAAGVLYPFFGILLSPIIASAAMALSSVTVISNALRLRSFQPSIRTGRGKEER; encoded by the coding sequence ATGGAGATTGAGGAAGAGAGTGCCGTTGCAACCCGCACGGTGGATGGGACGACGTACTATTTCTGCTCCGACCGTTGCGTCGAGCAGTTTGACGCAGATTCGTCCCAGTTCATCGCCGAGACGCCGCCGGCCGCGGTGACCGATCCGGTATGTGGAATGCCGGTCGATCCCGGCGCCGCGGCGGCCACGCGTGACGTGGACGGACAGACGTACTACTTCTGCTCTGAGGGATGTGCGAAACGGTTCGATGCGGACCCGGCCGCTTACACAGGTGGGCATGGCGAGCACGGGATGTCGGAGCCGATCGTCGGATCGGCGACCACCGGGGTCAACCCGCAGCTGGCGGGCCCGGTGCGGGTCGAGTTGCCCATCGTTAACCTGGACTGTGCCACATGTGTACAGACCATCGAGCGTGTATTGAACGAGCTGGACGGCGTCCAGAAGGCCAGCGTCAACTACGCTACGGCCCGGGCCCACGTCACGTACGACCCAACGCGGATCTCCCTGGCCGATATCCAGCAAGCCATCAAAAAGGCCGGCTACACGGTGGGCAGCGCCGAGGCCCAGATCGGCATCAAGGGCCTGCACTGCGCCTCGTGCGTCACGTTCATCGAGGAGGCGCTGATGAGCACGCCCGGCGTGATCCGGGCCTCGGTCAACGTGGCGACTCAGCAGGCGGATGTGGTGTACGTGCCGGGTATGACCACGGTGTCCACTCTGCGCCGTGTGATCGAGTCCACCGGCTATGAGACCGCGGAGCCAGCGCCCGGGGCACCCCCTGAGGACGCCGAGCGGGCCGCCCGCCAGGCCGAATATCGTGACCTGCGCAACCGATTCGTCGTCGCCGCCGTGTTGGCGGCCGTTGTGCTGGTGTTGACCTTTGGGGAGTACATCCCCGTTTTGCGGGAGATCCCGCGCCAGATCAATTGGATTATCCTGTTCGTGTTGACCACGCCGGTGCTCTTCTGGTCCGGCAGCCGCTTCTTCGTGGGGGCCTGGAGCGCGTTTCGGCATCGCACGGCTGACATGAATACGCTCATCGCGCTGGGCACGGGCGCGGCCTATCTCTACTCGACGGTGGCGACCTTCCTGCCCGGCCTGTTGCCGGAGGGGTTGCGCGAGGTCTACTTCGACACGACCGCCATCATCATCGCCCTGATCCTGTTGGGGCAGGTGCTGGAGGCTCGTGCCAAGGGACAAACCAATGAGGCCATCCGCAAGCTGATGGGTCTGCAAGCCAAGACCGCCCGGGTGGTGCGGAATGGTGAGGAGGTGGATATCCCGGTGGAGGAGGTGTTGGTGGGGGATATCGTCATCGTCCGGCCGGGGGAGAAGATCCCGGTGGACGGCATCGTGGTCGAGGGCACCTCGGCCGTGGACGAGAGCATGATCACCGGCGAGTCCATCCCGGTCAGCAAGAAGCCGGGGGACGAGGTGATCGGCGCCACCATCAACAAGACGGGATCCTTCCGTTTCCGGGCCACCAAGGTGGGCAAGGACACCGCTCTGAGCCAGATCATTCAGCTGGTGCAGCAGGCGCAGGGCACCAAGGCGCCGATCCAGCGGCTGGCGGATGTCATCTCGGGTTACTTTGTCCCGGTCGTGATCCTGATCGCCATCTGGAGCTTTGCCATCTGGTTCGTTTTCGGGCCGGAGCCGCAGCTTACTCACGCCCTGGTCACGGCGGTGACGGTGTTGATCATCGCCTGCCCCTGCGCGCTGGGCCTGGCCACGCCCACCTCGATCATGGTGGGCACCGGTAAGGGTGCGGAGAACGGCATCCTGATCCGCTCGGCCGAGGCGCTGGAGACGGCGCACAAGCTGGACGCCATCGTGTTGGACAAGACCGGCACCATCACCAAGGGCAAGCCGGAGCTGACCGATGTGATCGTCAGTGGGGACCTGGAGGAGGCCGAGCTGTTGCGGCTGGCCGCCAGCGTGGAGAAGGCGTCGGAGCACCCGCTGGCGCAGGCGATCGTGGACGGCGTCAGGGAGCGGGGGATCAAGCTGGTGGACGCCACGGACTTCGAGGCGGTGCCCGGTCATGGCGTTACCGCCGTGGTGGAGGGGCGCCAGCTGGCCCTGGGCAACCTGAAGATGATGCAGAAGATCGGCGCCGAGTTGAACGGGTTGGAGGCCCGGGCTCAGGCGCTGGCGGATGATGGAAAGACGCCGATGTACGTGGCCGTGGACGGCCGGATCGCCGGCATCGTGGCCGTGGCCGACACGGTCAAGGAGGATAGCCGGGAGGCCATCGCCCACCTCAAGCGATTGGGGCTGGAGGTGGTGATGATCACCGGCGACAACCGGCGCACAGCGGAGGCGATCGCCCGCCAGGTCGGCGTCGATCGCGTCCTGGCCGAGGTCCTGCCCGAGGACAAGGCCCTCAATGTGCAGATGTTGCAGCTGGAGGGCAAGACGGTGGCCATGGTGGGGGATGGCATCAACGACGCCCCGGCTCTGGCTCAGGCCGACGTGGGGCTGGCCATCGGCACCGGGACGGATGTGGCGATCGAGGCGTCGGACATCACGCTGATCAAGGGAAGCCTGACCGGCGTGGCGGTGGCCATCGAGCTGAGCAAGGCGACCATGCGCAACATCAAGCAGAATCTGTTCGGCAGCTTCATCTACAATACCCTGGGCGTGCCGATCGCAGCGGGCGTGCTGTATCCCTTCTTCGGCATTCTGCTCAGCCCGATCATCGCCAGCGCCGCCATGGCGCTCAGCAGTGTGACGGTGATCAGCAACGCGTTGCGCCTGAGGAGCTTTCAGCCTTCCATTCGGACTGGTCGGGGTAAGGAGGAACGATAA
- a CDS encoding response regulator transcription factor — MQPIQVVLADDHAVVRKGIREFLEEEEDITVVAEAADGEEAKELIRQHQPDVVILDIRMPKATGIEVTRWVRDQQIATGVLILSAYDDDPFVLAALEAGANGYVLKTAEADEIVAAVRTVHKGQSALDPVVAQKLMAHLAGTSHRADEPVEPLTPREREVLEMVARGLTNRGIGQALGISDRTVQGHLANIYAKLQVGSRTEAVTKGLQLGLIHLPEESS; from the coding sequence ATGCAGCCTATCCAAGTCGTTCTGGCCGACGACCACGCGGTCGTCCGCAAAGGGATTCGAGAGTTCCTCGAGGAAGAAGAGGACATCACTGTCGTGGCGGAGGCAGCCGACGGCGAAGAGGCAAAGGAGCTGATCCGCCAACACCAGCCCGACGTGGTGATCCTGGACATCCGCATGCCCAAGGCGACCGGGATCGAGGTCACTCGATGGGTGCGAGACCAACAGATCGCCACGGGCGTCCTCATCCTGAGCGCCTACGACGACGACCCGTTCGTGCTGGCCGCGCTGGAGGCCGGCGCCAACGGCTATGTTCTGAAGACCGCCGAGGCCGATGAGATCGTGGCGGCCGTGCGAACGGTCCACAAAGGACAGTCGGCGCTGGATCCGGTCGTCGCCCAGAAGCTGATGGCGCACCTGGCGGGCACATCGCACCGCGCGGACGAGCCGGTCGAGCCGTTGACGCCGCGTGAGCGGGAGGTGCTGGAGATGGTGGCGCGCGGGCTCACCAACCGAGGCATCGGCCAAGCGCTGGGCATCAGCGACCGCACGGTGCAGGGCCATCTGGCCAACATCTACGCCAAGCTCCAGGTCGGCAGCCGCACGGAGGCCGTCACCAAGGGGCTCCAGCTGGGGCTCATCCATCTGCCAGAGGAGTCCTCGTGA
- a CDS encoding cytochrome c, with amino-acid sequence MGRLGSGRSLLRWGILWAAALILAGCAPVGWGRLGTRTGREFRSNGEQIYFTATSQRGTRITSDMGGGMMGGGMMGGGMVACASCHGPDGRGGRVRFMMRSFVAPDIRYKTLTEEKMEHEGGEEEHPPYTDETIKRAITQGVNPAGDPLEWPMPRWSMSDEDLDDLLEFLKSLE; translated from the coding sequence ATGGGACGACTGGGTAGCGGGAGATCCTTGCTACGATGGGGCATCCTGTGGGCGGCCGCCCTCATCCTGGCAGGCTGTGCGCCTGTCGGGTGGGGGCGGCTGGGGACGAGGACCGGCCGTGAGTTTCGCTCGAATGGCGAGCAGATCTATTTCACCGCCACCAGCCAGCGTGGGACCCGGATCACCTCCGATATGGGAGGGGGGATGATGGGCGGCGGCATGATGGGCGGTGGGATGGTGGCCTGCGCGAGCTGTCATGGCCCCGATGGGCGTGGCGGCCGCGTACGCTTCATGATGCGCTCGTTCGTCGCCCCAGATATCCGCTACAAGACGTTGACCGAGGAGAAGATGGAGCATGAGGGGGGAGAGGAAGAACATCCCCCTTACACCGATGAGACCATCAAGCGGGCCATCACGCAGGGGGTGAACCCGGCCGGGGATCCGCTGGAGTGGCCTATGCCCCGCTGGTCCATGAGCGACGAGGACCTGGATGACTTGCTGGAGTTCCTGAAGAGTCTGGAGTGA
- the lgt gene encoding prolipoprotein diacylglyceryl transferase, translating to MFGFAPDPILLHIGPLTVRWYGVLIALGTALAATASARLARRWGYDPEHIWSALIWCLGLGILGARIQYVLTSSLESPAMRQYYLEDPVRIIATWQGGLGIYGALLGGILGLALYARRADLALWRWANFVIVGVPLGQAIGRWGNFFNQELYGAPTDLPWAVTIDPANRLPGYESFATFHPVFLYESLWNLIGFALLFWLGWRYGDRLLDGELVGLYAIWYPTGRFLIEFIRLGYTDVAGLTPAQWASLIAIVIGAFITVYRRTVRVQLVRSQ from the coding sequence ATGTTTGGCTTTGCACCCGATCCGATCCTGCTGCACATAGGCCCCCTCACGGTGCGCTGGTATGGGGTCCTCATCGCCCTCGGCACTGCCCTGGCGGCCACGGCCTCCGCCCGCCTGGCTCGACGGTGGGGCTACGATCCCGAACACATCTGGAGCGCGCTCATCTGGTGCCTTGGACTCGGCATCCTCGGCGCCCGCATCCAATACGTGCTCACCTCATCGCTGGAGAGCCCGGCCATGCGCCAGTACTACCTGGAGGATCCCGTTCGCATCATCGCCACCTGGCAGGGCGGCCTTGGGATCTACGGCGCCCTTTTGGGCGGCATCCTGGGACTCGCCCTGTACGCCCGGCGCGCCGACCTCGCCCTGTGGCGATGGGCCAATTTCGTCATCGTCGGCGTCCCCCTGGGACAGGCCATCGGCCGCTGGGGGAACTTCTTCAACCAGGAGCTGTACGGTGCGCCCACAGACCTGCCCTGGGCCGTCACCATCGATCCGGCCAACCGTCTGCCGGGATATGAGTCCTTTGCCACCTTCCACCCTGTCTTCCTATACGAATCGCTCTGGAATCTGATCGGCTTCGCGCTGCTGTTCTGGCTGGGCTGGCGATATGGAGATCGGCTGCTGGATGGCGAGTTGGTGGGGCTGTACGCCATCTGGTACCCCACCGGGCGCTTCCTGATCGAGTTCATCCGACTGGGGTACACCGACGTCGCCGGACTCACGCCCGCCCAATGGGCCTCGCTGATCGCCATCGTCATCGGCGCGTTCATCACGGTCTATCGGCGAACCGTTCGCGTGCAACTCGTCAGAAGCCAATAG
- a CDS encoding DUF1573 domain-containing protein, which translates to MGKGRASKRRVRRRTSRRRTRGPWLLIGGGLALLLIVVSAYWAWGRTPAAGASAEAVSYDPADVVYDDGLYGVHEMEPSQTPIPFLPKDGPQPKLVIPQDFWDFGEVGPTDVVDHTFVLKNEGEAPLTISRIYTTCGCTTAELSARVIPPGKVALLRLIFDAGYHDVRGQTVRRGIIIENNDPNYSEAAVWSEAFVKWR; encoded by the coding sequence ATGGGTAAGGGGCGAGCGTCGAAACGCCGGGTGCGCCGACGAACATCGCGTCGGCGCACCCGGGGCCCGTGGCTGCTGATCGGCGGTGGCCTCGCGCTGCTCCTGATCGTGGTCTCGGCGTACTGGGCCTGGGGGCGCACGCCGGCCGCCGGCGCCTCGGCTGAGGCCGTATCCTACGATCCGGCCGATGTGGTCTACGATGATGGGCTGTACGGTGTGCATGAGATGGAACCATCGCAGACGCCCATCCCCTTCCTGCCGAAGGACGGCCCTCAGCCGAAACTGGTCATCCCGCAGGATTTCTGGGACTTCGGAGAGGTGGGCCCCACCGACGTGGTGGATCATACCTTCGTGCTGAAGAACGAGGGGGAGGCGCCATTAACGATCAGCCGGATCTACACGACGTGTGGATGTACCACGGCGGAGCTCTCCGCACGGGTGATCCCACCCGGCAAGGTGGCACTCCTACGGCTGATCTTTGACGCCGGGTATCACGACGTCCGTGGACAAACCGTGCGTCGCGGCATCATCATCGAGAACAACGATCCCAACTATAGCGAGGCAGCCGTCTGGTCCGAAGCATTTGTGAAATGGCGATAG
- a CDS encoding HAMP domain-containing protein: protein MKSWWSSISLRGLRVQILLWTILPFIILLIALSLTGIRSHQQSMRALVAERDAGLAQALANSVSAELSRYSTAILLLARSEALQSGDITATRRAVTEASRALPKATLLIMDERGDVVIGPDPPPDWAVEGIRQPSGEADTDDGPTARIAANGRTLLWAIPLKGNTRWLVAGVPLEALELERLLSIEHLGANGTVALIASQGQILYVGGASPADTIPIEWSSVEQALEGENGFHFAPSPEGEQVIAYAPIPEIQGTLLIREPWEPLAAPLLRLDRVMPFVLLTAAAVSVLTLVFGLRYVVRPLQKLDAQADRIGLGDFEAAAELVGGVKEIEDLRRTLDRMARQVQRYQAALEDYVGAMTRAQEEERARLSRELHDETVQTLIALSQRVQMVQRALKRDPSQAAQRLAELRTMVNDAVEEVRRFSQALRPSYLEELGLVPALEMLAREVGASFRSVGTPRRLTDEQELALYRIAQEALSNVLRHARARHIWIELAFTDAGTSLRVQDDGIGFRVPRRFTDLARSGHFGLMGMYERVQLVGGRLIITSSPGKGTTIEAHLPR, encoded by the coding sequence GTGAAAAGCTGGTGGTCCTCGATCAGCCTGCGCGGGCTGCGGGTGCAGATCCTCCTGTGGACCATCCTGCCCTTCATCATCCTGCTCATCGCCCTCTCCCTGACCGGCATCCGGAGCCATCAGCAATCGATGCGCGCTCTGGTCGCCGAGCGGGATGCCGGGCTGGCGCAGGCCCTGGCCAACAGCGTCTCGGCCGAGCTGAGCCGCTACAGCACGGCGATCCTCCTGCTGGCTCGATCCGAGGCGCTACAAAGCGGGGACATCACGGCTACGCGAAGGGCCGTCACGGAGGCCAGCCGGGCCCTGCCGAAGGCCACCCTGCTGATCATGGATGAGCGGGGGGACGTCGTCATCGGCCCCGATCCGCCCCCTGACTGGGCTGTGGAGGGCATCCGACAGCCATCGGGCGAGGCGGACACGGACGACGGACCGACCGCCCGGATAGCCGCCAACGGGCGCACCCTCCTGTGGGCGATCCCCTTGAAGGGGAACACTCGGTGGCTCGTCGCCGGCGTCCCCCTCGAGGCGCTCGAACTGGAACGGCTGTTGAGCATCGAGCATCTGGGGGCCAACGGCACCGTGGCCCTGATCGCCTCCCAGGGGCAGATCTTATACGTGGGCGGGGCCTCCCCCGCCGACACGATCCCCATCGAATGGTCCAGCGTGGAACAGGCTCTGGAGGGCGAGAACGGGTTCCACTTCGCCCCCAGCCCCGAGGGGGAGCAGGTGATCGCCTACGCGCCGATCCCGGAGATCCAGGGCACCCTGCTCATCCGCGAGCCGTGGGAGCCTCTGGCAGCGCCCCTGCTGCGCCTGGATCGGGTGATGCCCTTCGTCCTGCTGACCGCCGCCGCGGTCTCCGTGCTCACCCTCGTCTTCGGCCTGCGGTACGTGGTGCGCCCGCTCCAGAAGCTGGACGCGCAGGCGGACCGCATCGGCCTGGGCGATTTCGAGGCGGCCGCCGAGCTGGTCGGCGGCGTCAAGGAGATCGAGGACCTGCGCCGCACGCTGGATCGCATGGCGCGCCAGGTCCAGCGCTATCAGGCCGCCCTCGAGGATTACGTGGGGGCCATGACCCGAGCCCAGGAGGAGGAGCGAGCCCGCCTGTCCCGTGAGCTACACGACGAGACGGTGCAAACCCTAATCGCGCTGAGCCAGCGAGTGCAGATGGTCCAGCGGGCCCTCAAGCGGGATCCCTCCCAGGCCGCCCAACGGCTGGCCGAGCTCCGGACCATGGTCAACGATGCGGTGGAGGAGGTACGCCGATTCAGCCAGGCGCTGCGCCCCTCCTACCTGGAGGAGTTGGGGCTGGTGCCGGCGCTGGAGATGCTGGCGCGCGAGGTGGGAGCCTCCTTTCGCAGCGTCGGCACGCCGCGACGCCTGACGGACGAACAGGAGCTCGCCCTCTACCGCATCGCCCAGGAGGCGCTGAGCAACGTCCTTCGCCACGCCCGGGCCCGCCACATCTGGATCGAGCTGGCCTTCACCGACGCGGGGACCTCGTTACGCGTGCAAGATGACGGGATAGGGTTCCGAGTGCCCAGGCGCTTCACGGACCTGGCCCGATCCGGGCACTTCGGACTGATGGGCATGTACGAACGGGTTCAACTCGTCGGCGGCCGCCTGATCATCACCTCATCCCCCGGAAAGGGGACCACCATCGAGGCCCACCTACCCCGATAG
- a CDS encoding glutaredoxin family protein has product MPFVEKDVTVDERYMDELERLVGRFATPTLVIDGEVLLGFGMNLARVRELLQAGGYLEESGRQDGESAGDPPEGREPDGTTG; this is encoded by the coding sequence ATCCCCTTTGTGGAGAAAGATGTCACCGTTGATGAACGCTATATGGATGAGCTCGAACGCTTGGTGGGCCGCTTCGCCACGCCGACGCTGGTCATCGATGGCGAGGTCCTGTTGGGCTTTGGGATGAATCTCGCCCGGGTGCGTGAGCTGTTGCAGGCCGGGGGATATCTGGAGGAATCGGGCCGGCAGGACGGTGAGTCGGCTGGCGATCCGCCGGAGGGGAGGGAGCCAGATGGGACGACTGGGTAG
- a CDS encoding DUF4386 family protein: protein MGESARAQATSRLGGVAGVIAAVWLPLFVLLFFGVMTAQGLDQARFGDPDHVLPFFAAHPLLIRFTGLVNIIGLLAAGLFALVLAWRLVPSAPGMAALGGFLALVGWLLVLVAETLDLTAYISLPAVYARDPDAASLTFVMLQTAGRMVRTWGYLLVGLGVGALGGGMLRQAGWPRGLGYLGLVGVVVGGTMFAFEYFLVTGTGDAGGGLAQAFEVLFILLGLITTAWHAWGGSQLLRGSGKAQ from the coding sequence ATGGGGGAATCCGCTCGTGCTCAGGCCACCTCGCGGCTTGGCGGTGTGGCAGGCGTCATCGCCGCGGTGTGGCTGCCGCTGTTCGTGTTGCTCTTCTTCGGCGTGATGACCGCTCAGGGACTGGATCAGGCTCGCTTCGGCGATCCCGATCACGTCCTGCCCTTCTTCGCCGCCCATCCCCTTCTCATTCGATTTACGGGATTGGTGAACATCATAGGTCTGCTTGCCGCTGGCCTCTTCGCCCTGGTGCTGGCTTGGCGGCTCGTCCCGAGCGCGCCCGGGATGGCCGCTTTGGGGGGCTTCCTGGCCCTCGTCGGCTGGCTGCTGGTCCTGGTCGCCGAGACGCTGGACCTGACGGCCTACATCAGCCTGCCCGCGGTGTACGCCCGTGACCCGGACGCCGCCTCGCTGACCTTTGTGATGCTGCAGACGGCGGGCCGCATGGTGCGCACTTGGGGCTACCTGCTGGTCGGGTTGGGAGTCGGCGCCCTGGGGGGAGGCATGTTGCGGCAGGCGGGATGGCCGCGTGGGCTGGGCTATCTCGGCCTGGTCGGCGTGGTCGTCGGGGGGACGATGTTCGCCTTCGAGTACTTTCTCGTCACCGGCACGGGGGATGCGGGCGGCGGATTGGCGCAGGCGTTTGAGGTGCTCTTCATCCTCTTGGGGCTGATCACGACCGCCTGGCATGCCTGGGGCGGATCGCAATTGTTGCGAGGGAGCGGGAAAGCCCAATAG